In Lotus japonicus ecotype B-129 chromosome 5, LjGifu_v1.2, one genomic interval encodes:
- the LOC130718763 gene encoding protein DETOXIFICATION 16-like isoform X1, translating to MESGKSNLETPLTSNQHELHSETFEQCCCLREDIVKEVKLQLRLSVPLIAVSLLQFSLQLISIMFVGHLGKLPLSGASLGNSFASVTGFSVLLGMGSALETLCGQAYGAKKYHMLGVHTQRAMLVLLGLSIPLALIWFYTSNILIALGQDHEISAEAGTFNRWMIPALFAYGLLQCLNRFLQTQNNVFPMLVSSGITALVHVLFCWVLVFKFELGSKGAALAISMSCWVNVFLLLLYINLASACDSTWKGFTKEALDDVLSFLKLAVASAVMICFEYWSFEMVVLLSGLLPNPQLETSVLSISLNTCWMVYMISVGLGGAISTRVSNELGGGNAQGALLALRVMVVISILEGTAVGLVTILVRNVWGKLYSNDDEVIKYVAKMMPLLALSDFLDGFQCVLSGAARGCGWQNLCAFMNLGAYYVVGIPCAIIFAFVFHIGGMGLWIGIICALSVQGIALITVNACTDWDREARKAVHSTLSLNTKLVTETEP from the exons ATGGAAAGCG GTAAATCGAATCTTGAGACTCCACTGACTTCAAACCAACATGAACTCCACTCCGAGACATTTGAACAATGTTGCTGCCTCAGAGAAGATATTGTTAAGGAAGTTAAATTGCAACTGCGTCTATCAGTGCCGCTTATTGCTGTTAGCCTGCTACAATTTAGCTTACAACTGATATCAATTATGTTTGTTGGCCATCTTGGGAAGCTTCCTCTTTCAGGTGCTTCCTTGGGCAACTCCTTCGCCTCAGTCACTGGTTTTAGTGTTTTG TTAGGAATGGGGAGTGCATTGGAGACACTATGTGGCCAAGCCTATGGAGCCAAGAAATATCACATGCTAGGTGTTCACACTCAAAGGGCAATGCTTGTCCTTCTAGGACTAAGCATTCCCTTGGCATTAATTTGGTTCTACACAAGCAACATTCTCATAGCATTAGGCCAAGACCATGAGATATCAGCCGAAGCAGGAACGTTCAACCGGTGGATGATCCCTGCCCTTTTTGCTTACGGTCTCCTTCAATGCCTCAACAGGTTTCTACAAACCCAAAACAATGTTTTTCCAATGCTGGTAAGCTCTGGAATCACAGCTTTGGTGCATGTTCTATTTTGTTGGGTTTTAGTCTTCAAATTTGAGTTGGGAAGCAAAGGAGCAGCCTTGGCAATCAGTATGTCATGTTGGGTTAATGTGTTCCTGTTATTATTGTACATAAATTTAGCTTCAGCTTGTGATTCCACTTGGAAAGGGTTTACCAAAGAGGCCTTGGATGATGTTCTTAGTTTCTTAAAGCTTGCAGTTGCCTCTGCAGTTATGATATG TTTTGAATATTGGTCCTTTGAGATGGTTGTTCTTCTCTCGGGTCTTCTGCCAAATCCACAACTAGAGACGTCAGTTTTATCAATAAG CCTTAATACCTGTTGGATGGTGTATATGATCTCTGTTGGTCTTGGAGGTGCCATAAG CACCCGAGTGTCAAATGAATTGGGTGGTGGGAACGCACAAGGTGCACTTTTGGCTCTCCGTGTCATGGTTGTGATTTCCATACTAGAGGGTACAGCAGTAGGATTGGTTACCATTTTGGTAAGGAATGTCTGGGGAAAGCTCTACAGCAATGATGATGAAGTTATCAAATATGTTGCCAAGATGATGCCTCTGCTGGCACTTTCTGACTTCCTTGATGGTTTCCAATGTGTGCTTTCAG GGGCTGCCAGAGGGTGTGGTTGGCAAAATCTATGTGCATTTATGAACCTTGGCGCTTACTATGTTGTGGGAATTCCTTGTGCTATCATATTCGCCTTTGTCTTCCATATTGGTGGGATG GGACTTTGGATAGGAATCATATGTGCACTTTCTGTTCAAGGGATAGCCCTGATTACAGTAAATGCCTGCACAGATTGGGATAGAGAG GCTAGGAAAGCAGTTCATTCGACTCTGTCTCTGAATACTAAACTAGTTACAGAAACAGAACCATAG
- the LOC130718763 gene encoding protein DETOXIFICATION 16-like isoform X3 — translation MGSALETLCGQAYGAKKYHMLGVHTQRAMLVLLGLSIPLALIWFYTSNILIALGQDHEISAEAGTFNRWMIPALFAYGLLQCLNRFLQTQNNVFPMLVSSGITALVHVLFCWVLVFKFELGSKGAALAISMSCWVNVFLLLLYINLASACDSTWKGFTKEALDDVLSFLKLAVASAVMICFEYWSFEMVVLLSGLLPNPQLETSVLSISLNTCWMVYMISVGLGGAISTRVSNELGGGNAQGALLALRVMVVISILEGTAVGLVTILVRNVWGKLYSNDDEVIKYVAKMMPLLALSDFLDGFQCVLSGAARGCGWQNLCAFMNLGAYYVVGIPCAIIFAFVFHIGGMGLWIGIICALSVQGIALITVNACTDWDREARKAVHSTLSLNTKLVTETEP, via the exons ATGGGGAGTGCATTGGAGACACTATGTGGCCAAGCCTATGGAGCCAAGAAATATCACATGCTAGGTGTTCACACTCAAAGGGCAATGCTTGTCCTTCTAGGACTAAGCATTCCCTTGGCATTAATTTGGTTCTACACAAGCAACATTCTCATAGCATTAGGCCAAGACCATGAGATATCAGCCGAAGCAGGAACGTTCAACCGGTGGATGATCCCTGCCCTTTTTGCTTACGGTCTCCTTCAATGCCTCAACAGGTTTCTACAAACCCAAAACAATGTTTTTCCAATGCTGGTAAGCTCTGGAATCACAGCTTTGGTGCATGTTCTATTTTGTTGGGTTTTAGTCTTCAAATTTGAGTTGGGAAGCAAAGGAGCAGCCTTGGCAATCAGTATGTCATGTTGGGTTAATGTGTTCCTGTTATTATTGTACATAAATTTAGCTTCAGCTTGTGATTCCACTTGGAAAGGGTTTACCAAAGAGGCCTTGGATGATGTTCTTAGTTTCTTAAAGCTTGCAGTTGCCTCTGCAGTTATGATATG TTTTGAATATTGGTCCTTTGAGATGGTTGTTCTTCTCTCGGGTCTTCTGCCAAATCCACAACTAGAGACGTCAGTTTTATCAATAAG CCTTAATACCTGTTGGATGGTGTATATGATCTCTGTTGGTCTTGGAGGTGCCATAAG CACCCGAGTGTCAAATGAATTGGGTGGTGGGAACGCACAAGGTGCACTTTTGGCTCTCCGTGTCATGGTTGTGATTTCCATACTAGAGGGTACAGCAGTAGGATTGGTTACCATTTTGGTAAGGAATGTCTGGGGAAAGCTCTACAGCAATGATGATGAAGTTATCAAATATGTTGCCAAGATGATGCCTCTGCTGGCACTTTCTGACTTCCTTGATGGTTTCCAATGTGTGCTTTCAG GGGCTGCCAGAGGGTGTGGTTGGCAAAATCTATGTGCATTTATGAACCTTGGCGCTTACTATGTTGTGGGAATTCCTTGTGCTATCATATTCGCCTTTGTCTTCCATATTGGTGGGATG GGACTTTGGATAGGAATCATATGTGCACTTTCTGTTCAAGGGATAGCCCTGATTACAGTAAATGCCTGCACAGATTGGGATAGAGAG GCTAGGAAAGCAGTTCATTCGACTCTGTCTCTGAATACTAAACTAGTTACAGAAACAGAACCATAG
- the LOC130718763 gene encoding protein DETOXIFICATION 16-like isoform X4: MPQQVSTNPKQCFSNAASACDSTWKGFTKEALDDVLSFLKLAVASAVMICFEYWSFEMVVLLSGLLPNPQLETSVLSISLNTCWMVYMISVGLGGAISTRVSNELGGGNAQGALLALRVMVVISILEGTAVGLVTILVRNVWGKLYSNDDEVIKYVAKMMPLLALSDFLDGFQCVLSGAARGCGWQNLCAFMNLGAYYVVGIPCAIIFAFVFHIGGMGLWIGIICALSVQGIALITVNACTDWDREARKAVHSTLSLNTKLVTETEP, from the exons ATGCCTCAACAGGTTTCTACAAACCCAAAACAATGTTTTTCCAATGCTG CTTCAGCTTGTGATTCCACTTGGAAAGGGTTTACCAAAGAGGCCTTGGATGATGTTCTTAGTTTCTTAAAGCTTGCAGTTGCCTCTGCAGTTATGATATG TTTTGAATATTGGTCCTTTGAGATGGTTGTTCTTCTCTCGGGTCTTCTGCCAAATCCACAACTAGAGACGTCAGTTTTATCAATAAG CCTTAATACCTGTTGGATGGTGTATATGATCTCTGTTGGTCTTGGAGGTGCCATAAG CACCCGAGTGTCAAATGAATTGGGTGGTGGGAACGCACAAGGTGCACTTTTGGCTCTCCGTGTCATGGTTGTGATTTCCATACTAGAGGGTACAGCAGTAGGATTGGTTACCATTTTGGTAAGGAATGTCTGGGGAAAGCTCTACAGCAATGATGATGAAGTTATCAAATATGTTGCCAAGATGATGCCTCTGCTGGCACTTTCTGACTTCCTTGATGGTTTCCAATGTGTGCTTTCAG GGGCTGCCAGAGGGTGTGGTTGGCAAAATCTATGTGCATTTATGAACCTTGGCGCTTACTATGTTGTGGGAATTCCTTGTGCTATCATATTCGCCTTTGTCTTCCATATTGGTGGGATG GGACTTTGGATAGGAATCATATGTGCACTTTCTGTTCAAGGGATAGCCCTGATTACAGTAAATGCCTGCACAGATTGGGATAGAGAG GCTAGGAAAGCAGTTCATTCGACTCTGTCTCTGAATACTAAACTAGTTACAGAAACAGAACCATAG
- the LOC130717166 gene encoding ATP synthase subunit beta, mitochondrial has protein sequence MASRRLASSLIRSSLRRSQSKPSISASASRISQSRPASAAPYGYLLNRVAEYATSAAAPAAAPSSPPAKKEVPGGGKITDEVTGKGAIGQVCQVIGAVVDVRFEEGLPPILTALEVLDHTSRLVLEVAQHLGEGVVRTIAMDGTEGVVRGWRVLNTGSPITVPVGRVTLGRIMNVIGEPIDEKGDFKTEHYLPIHREAPSFVEQATEQQILVTGIKVVDMLAPYQRGGKIGLFGGAGVGKTVLIMELINNVAKAHGGFSVFAGVGERTREGNDLYREMIESGVIKLGDKQSESKCALVYGQMNEPPGARARVGLTGLTVAEHFRDAEGQDVLLFVDNIFRFTQANSEVSALLGRIPSAVGYQPTLSTDLGGLQERITTTKKGSITSVQAIYVPADDLTDPAPATTFAHLDATTVLSRQISELGIYPAVDPLDSTSRMLSPLILGEDHYETARGVQKVLQNYKNLQDIIAILGMDELSEDDKLTVARARKIQRFLSQPFHVAEVFTGAPGKYVDLKENITSFQGVLDGKYDDLPEQSFYMVGGIEEVIAKAEKISKESATS, from the exons aTGGCTTCACGCAGACTCGCATCGTCTCTGATTCGATCTTCCCTCCGTCGATCTCAATCCAAACCCTCCATTTCCGCTTCCGCATCGCGGATTTCCCAATCCCGACCTGCTTCCGCCGCCCCTTACGGCTACCTCCTCAACCGCGTCGCCGAGTACGCCACCTCCGCCGCGGCTCCCGCTGCTGCTCCTTCCTCGCCTCCGGCGAAGAAGGAGGTCCCCGGTGGTGGGAAGATCACTGATGAGGTTACTGGAAAAGGCGCGATCGGGCAGGTTTGCCAGGTCATCGGTGCCGTCGTCGATGTCAGATTTGAGGAGGGTTTGCCTCCGATCTTGACCGCGCTTGAGGTTCTGGATCACACTTCGAGGTTGGTGTTGGAAGTCGCGCAGCATTTGGGTGAGGGTGTTGTTCGGACTATTGCTATGGATGGTACTGAAGGGGTTGTTCGAGGGTGGCGCGTGCTCAACACTGGGTCTCCTATTACT GTTCCTGTTGGAAGGGTTACCCTTGGTAGAATCATGAATGTTATTGGAGAGCCTATTGACGAGAAGGGTGACTTCA AAACCGAGCATTATCTGCCCATTCATAGAGAAGCTCCTTCTTTTGTTGAGCAAGCAACTGAACAGCAAATTCTTGTTACTGGGATCAAG GTTGTTGACATGCTTGCACCATACCAAAGAGGAGGAAAGATTGGGTTGTTTGGTGGTGCTGGTGTCGGAAAAACTGTGCTTATTATGGAACTTATTAACAATGTCGCCAAGGCCCATG GTGGTTTCTCTGTATTTGCTGGAGTTGGGGAACGAACCCGAGAGGGTAATGATTTGTACAGAGAAATGATCGAGAGTGGTGTTATTAAGCTAGGTGATAAGCAG AGTGAAAGCAAATGCGCTCTTGTGTACGGTCAAATGAATGAGCCCCCGGGTGCTCGTGCCCGTGTTGGTCTCACTGGTCTTACTGTGGCTGAACACTTCCGTGATGCAGAAGGACAGGATGTGCTTCTTTTTGTTGACAACATTTTCCGTTTTACCCAA GCTAACTCTGAGGTGTCTGCTTTGCTTGGACGTATCCCATCTGCTGTCGGTTACCAACCGACACTGTCTACTGATCTTGGAGGTCTCCAAGAGCGTATTACAACAACCAAGAAGGGTTCAATTACTTCTGTCCAAGCTATCTATGTGCCTGCTGATGACTTGACAGATCCTGCTCCTGCTACCACCTTCGCTCACTTGGATGCTACAACTGTGTTGTCACGACAG ATCTCTGAGCTTGGTATCTATCCTGCTGTCGACCCCTTGGATTCCACATCTCGTATGCTTTCCCCACTTATTTTGGGTGAGGACCACTATGAAACTGCTCGTGGTGTCCAGAAGGTTCTTCAAAACTACAAGAATCTTCAGGATATCATTGCTATTTTGGGAATGGATGAGCTCAGTGAAGACGATAAATTGACTGTTGCCCGTGCCCGAAAGATTCAAAGATTCTTGAGCCAGCCTTTCCACGTGGCAGAAGTCTTCACTGGTGCCCCAGGCAAATATGTTGACTTGAAGGAGAACATCACCAGTTTCcag GGCGTGTTGGATGGCAAGTACGATGATCTCCCCGAGCAGTCATTTTACATGGTTGGTGGTATTGAGGAGGTGATTGCTAAGGCAGAAAAGATTTCCAAGGAATCAGCAACATCTTGA
- the LOC130718763 gene encoding protein DETOXIFICATION 16-like isoform X2: protein MFVGHLGKLPLSGASLGNSFASVTGFSVLLGMGSALETLCGQAYGAKKYHMLGVHTQRAMLVLLGLSIPLALIWFYTSNILIALGQDHEISAEAGTFNRWMIPALFAYGLLQCLNRFLQTQNNVFPMLVSSGITALVHVLFCWVLVFKFELGSKGAALAISMSCWVNVFLLLLYINLASACDSTWKGFTKEALDDVLSFLKLAVASAVMICFEYWSFEMVVLLSGLLPNPQLETSVLSISLNTCWMVYMISVGLGGAISTRVSNELGGGNAQGALLALRVMVVISILEGTAVGLVTILVRNVWGKLYSNDDEVIKYVAKMMPLLALSDFLDGFQCVLSGAARGCGWQNLCAFMNLGAYYVVGIPCAIIFAFVFHIGGMGLWIGIICALSVQGIALITVNACTDWDREARKAVHSTLSLNTKLVTETEP, encoded by the exons ATGTTTGTTGGCCATCTTGGGAAGCTTCCTCTTTCAGGTGCTTCCTTGGGCAACTCCTTCGCCTCAGTCACTGGTTTTAGTGTTTTG TTAGGAATGGGGAGTGCATTGGAGACACTATGTGGCCAAGCCTATGGAGCCAAGAAATATCACATGCTAGGTGTTCACACTCAAAGGGCAATGCTTGTCCTTCTAGGACTAAGCATTCCCTTGGCATTAATTTGGTTCTACACAAGCAACATTCTCATAGCATTAGGCCAAGACCATGAGATATCAGCCGAAGCAGGAACGTTCAACCGGTGGATGATCCCTGCCCTTTTTGCTTACGGTCTCCTTCAATGCCTCAACAGGTTTCTACAAACCCAAAACAATGTTTTTCCAATGCTGGTAAGCTCTGGAATCACAGCTTTGGTGCATGTTCTATTTTGTTGGGTTTTAGTCTTCAAATTTGAGTTGGGAAGCAAAGGAGCAGCCTTGGCAATCAGTATGTCATGTTGGGTTAATGTGTTCCTGTTATTATTGTACATAAATTTAGCTTCAGCTTGTGATTCCACTTGGAAAGGGTTTACCAAAGAGGCCTTGGATGATGTTCTTAGTTTCTTAAAGCTTGCAGTTGCCTCTGCAGTTATGATATG TTTTGAATATTGGTCCTTTGAGATGGTTGTTCTTCTCTCGGGTCTTCTGCCAAATCCACAACTAGAGACGTCAGTTTTATCAATAAG CCTTAATACCTGTTGGATGGTGTATATGATCTCTGTTGGTCTTGGAGGTGCCATAAG CACCCGAGTGTCAAATGAATTGGGTGGTGGGAACGCACAAGGTGCACTTTTGGCTCTCCGTGTCATGGTTGTGATTTCCATACTAGAGGGTACAGCAGTAGGATTGGTTACCATTTTGGTAAGGAATGTCTGGGGAAAGCTCTACAGCAATGATGATGAAGTTATCAAATATGTTGCCAAGATGATGCCTCTGCTGGCACTTTCTGACTTCCTTGATGGTTTCCAATGTGTGCTTTCAG GGGCTGCCAGAGGGTGTGGTTGGCAAAATCTATGTGCATTTATGAACCTTGGCGCTTACTATGTTGTGGGAATTCCTTGTGCTATCATATTCGCCTTTGTCTTCCATATTGGTGGGATG GGACTTTGGATAGGAATCATATGTGCACTTTCTGTTCAAGGGATAGCCCTGATTACAGTAAATGCCTGCACAGATTGGGATAGAGAG GCTAGGAAAGCAGTTCATTCGACTCTGTCTCTGAATACTAAACTAGTTACAGAAACAGAACCATAG